Genomic segment of Acidobacteriota bacterium:
ACTCCCAGCTCGGGCAGCGTCACTCTCGACGGCGCCAATCCCTTCGAGCTTGATGAGAAAGCGCTCGCGGCTTTTAGGAACGAGAAGGTAGGCTTTGTCTTTCAGGATCATTGTCTGCTGCCGCAGTGTTCGGTGCTGGAGAATGTCCTCACTCCGACTCTTGTTTCGCGATCGAACACCGACCGCACCGAACGCGCACGAATGCTGCTGGATCAAGTGGGTCTTAATGAGCGGCTCGATCATCGCCCAGCCGAGTTGTCGGGTGGGGAGAAGCAGCGCGTAGCTCTGGCGCGAGCGCTCATCAATGAGCCCGTGTTGCTGTTGTGTGATGAGCCCACTGGCAACCTGGATTTTCAGTCCGCCGAGACAGTAGCGTCCCTGCTCTTGGAACTGCACGCGCGGCAGAAGACTATTCTCGTCGTGGTCACTCACAGCGCGGAGCTCGCCGCGAGGTTTCCCATTCGTTACGAAATGGCCGGGCAGACTATCAGGCAAGCGTGATGCGACTCTCCACTCTCCTCTCTCGAAATCTCATCTACTTCTGGCGCAGCAATCTCGCCGTCGTGCTAGGAGTCGCAACCGCGGTGGCCGTCCTGTCCGGGGCTTTGCTGGTAGGCGACTCGGTGCGCGGCAGCCTGCGCGACCTGTTCGTACAAAGACTCGGCAACACCGGCGAGGTCATCGGAGCGACGAGTTTTTTCAGAGAGAAGCTTGCTGACGAGATCCAAGCTGATTCCAGATTCGCCGGAGCCTTCAGCGGCGCGTGTCCGCTGATCGTGCTGAACGGTCTGGTGATCGACGAGAGGAGCGGCCGGCGCGCTTCAAGGGTTCAGGTCTATGGCGTGGACGATCGCTTCTGGAAGTTTCACGAACGCGACAGCAACGTGACGCCGCTGACCGAGCGCGAAGTCTTGCTGAGCCCGGACCTGGCGAGCGAGCTGGGCAGCGAACCCGGACAGACTGTTCTTCTGCGAATAGAGAAACCCTCAGCCATTCCCGCCGGATCGCTGCACGGCAAGAAGGACGACCTTGGCCGCACGATTCGGCTGACGGCTCGCGAGGCGCTTGCTGCGTCCAATCTGGGTGAGTTCTCACTTCGGCCAAGCCAGGGCCCGGTGCGAGCAGTCTTCGTGCCGCTCGCGCGATTGCAGAAAGACCTCGAGCAACCCGGCAAGGTCAACATAATTCTGCTTGACGAGAAGCCGTCAGGAACCGGTGACCAGGAAACCGCCAGGCCTTCGCTGATGGCAGAGGTATTAAAGGAAACCTTCATTCTTGAAGACCTTGGGATAAAGCTGCGGGTGCTCGACGAGCAACGCGGCATCGCGCTCGAAAGCGACAGCGCTATTATCAGCGATACGCTTTATTCAAGCGCGCAAGACGCGGCCGCGCGGGCGGGAATGCGGGTGTCGCCAATCCTCAGCTATCTCGCAAACTCTCTCCGCATAGGCGATCGAGAAGTTCCTTATTCGCTGATGACCGCGATCGACAGCGAGAGTCTTGAAGCATTGAAGCGCGCGGAGGCGCGAAGCCATGAGCCTCTAGACCCCCTTGCGGATACTCAGAAAACGATACCGCCGATTCTTTTGAATTCGTGGGCGGCAAACGATCTCGATGCGCGGCTGGGCGACGTGGTGACGCTTGAATACTACCTCTGGAAAGATGACGGCCAGCTCTCGACTCACACTGCTCCGTTCATGCTCGCGGGCGTTGTGCCTCTGACGGGTCAAGCCGCGGATCGCGATTATGTTCCGGATTATCCCGGGATCACCGCGACCCAAAACATTGGCGACTGGGACCCGCCTTTCCCCGTGGATCTCAAGCGCGTGCGGCCGCGCGACGAAGACTACTGGCACAAATACCGCACAACTCCCAAGGCGTTCATCCCGTTGGAAGCAGGTCAGCAGCTATGGCAGTCGCGCTACGGAAAGCTGACGTCGCTGCGAATGATCACGTCTCCGGGCGCGGACCCGCAATCGCATCTTGACTCCCTCAAGCAAAGTCTGCACGCTGCGCTTGATCCAACCGAGAACGGTTTTTCGATCAGCCCGGTGAGGCTCGAGGGTTTGCAAGCGTCGCGGGGGGCAACGGACTTTGGAGAGTACTTCGTCTACTTCAGCTTCTTTTTAGTCGCCGGCGCGCTGCTGCTTGCGAGTCTGTTCTTCAAGCTTGGCATCGAGCAACGACTGCGCGAGATCGGAACGCTTCGAGCGGTCGGCTTCCCGGCGGCCGTAGTGCGTTCGCTTTTTCTTCGCGAAGGATTGGTGCTCGCAACAGCGGGAAGCATTCTTGGGGTCATCGGCGCAGTTGGCTACGGCGAACTGATGATCTACGGTTTGCGCACCTGGTGGGTAGGCGCCGTTGGCACGACTAGGCTGAGCCTGCACATTTCTGCGTTGTCGCTGCTGCTGGGCGGCGCCGGCGGAATCGTCATTGCGTTGTCGTGCGTAGTGTGGACTCTGAGAACGCTTCAGCGTTCATCGCCGCGAAGTCTGCTCACCGGCAGCTTGGATGCGGCGACTCAACGCGAGCCGGCAGGCTCCGCGCGCGCGCGTGCGTTTCCTTCTGCGCAACTGCTCTCGATCGCCTTAGCCTTAGCGGGAGCGGTGTTGCTGATCGCGGCCTCGCTGGACCGGATCGGAAAGACGGCGGGATTCTTCGGCGCGGGAACCGCGCTACTCGCCGCGATGTTGTGCTTCGAGTATGGCTGGCTGCGGCGGAGGGTCAGGAACCCGATCAAGGGCAACGGCTGGTGGCCGGTTTCAAGGCTCGGCTTCAGAAACGCAACCTACCGTCCGGGCCGTAGCATTCTTTGCATTGCGCTGATCGCATCGGCGGCGTTCATCATCGTCGCGGTGGATGCCTTCAAGCGCGATAACCGAGACGCGGCGCTGGACAGGAAGTCGGGCAATGGAGGGTTCCCGCTACTGGCCGAGTCGCTGCTGCCTCTCTATCACGACCCGAACACACCCGGCGGCAGAGAGGCGTTGAACATCGCAGCTCAGAAAGGATTCGAACCCCAGAACGTGAGCTTCACCCGTTTCAGAGTTCGGCCCGGCGACGACACGAGCTGCCTGAACCTCTATCAGCCGCGCAACCCAAGGATCGTTGCGCCCGGCGACGACTTTGTTCAAAGCGGCCGCTTCTCGTTTCAGGAATCGTCGGCCGAGACGAAAGAAGAAAAGGAAAATCCGTGGTTGCTGCTGAATCGCGAGCTGCCCGATGGCGCGATCCCGATCATCGCCGATGCCAACTCGATGACTTACGTGCTTCATCGCAAACTCGGAGAAGAGATAGTCGTGAGCCGGGCGAATGGCGAGCCGGCGCGGCTGCGATTGGTGGCGGCGCTGGCCGACAGCATATTCCAGGGAGAGCTGTTGATGTCGGAGGCGAACTTCCTGCGGTTGTTTCCGGATCGCGGCGGCTACCGCTTTTTTCTGCTGGATGTGGCTCCCGAAGCCTCTTCCGTGGCAGCCGGCGTTTTGGAGGAGCAGTTGGCGGATTTTGGTTTCGACGCAATGCCGACTTCGGAACGGCTTGCGAGTTTTCATCGAGTAGAGAACACGTACCTGTCGACGTTTCAGACGTTGGGCGGGCTTGGGCTGGTGCTGGGAACATTGGGGCTTGCAACCGTGTTGCTTAGAAACGTGCTGGAGAGAAGACGCGAACTTGCGCTGCTCAAGGCGATCGGTTACAACTCGGGACACTTCGCGCTGATGGTGATCACCGAGAACGCGTTTCTTGTTAGCTGCGGTCTGGTGACGGGATCGCTAAGCGCGCTGGTCGCCATCGGACCGGCTTTCGTTTCAAGAGGCGGTCACCTTCCCGCTCTTTCGATGTGGTTGTTGCTGAGCGTGTTCGTAACCGGACTGTTTGCGTCGCTGGTGGCCACGATAGCCGCGCTGCGGACGCCGTTGCTCCCCGCGCTGCGCTCGGAGTAGATTGAGACCTCGTATGGCCAATACAATGCTCTCGAAAATCGCATTGCGGCTTTGCGTCGCCGCCGCACTCGCTGGTCAGGTTTGTTTTGCACAAGACTGGCCTCAATGGCGCGGCCCTAATCGCGACGGACTGGTCGCTTCCTTCACCGCTCCGCGAGTCTGGCCCGACAAGCTGAAGACAATCTGGAAAGTGCAGGCCGGGATCGGGCACGCATCGCCCGTCGTTGTTGGACGCCGAGTCTATCTGCACTCGCGGCAGGACGAGAACGAAGTCGCCTCGTGTTTTGATCTCGACACGGGAAAGCTGATATGGCACGACAGCTATCCTACTCCTTACATGATGAACCCGGCCGCGTTTGCTCACGGTAAGGGTCCTAAATCAACTCCGGTTGTTTACAACAACAGGCTGTACACCTTTGGCATCAGCGGCATTCTCTCCTGTTACGACGCTGCTACCGGAAAGCTGAGCTGGCGCAAGGAGTTTTCCAAACAGTTCAAAGCGACCTCGCCTCTCTTTGGCGCGGCGGCTTCGCCTGTTGTGCACAACGGTCTGGTGATTGTGCACGTTGGCGGCCACGATGCGGGCGCGCTCACAGCTTTTGATTCCCAGACGGGAGACGTGAAGTGGAGCTGGACGGGAGACGGGCCCGGCTATGCGTCGCCGATAGTTTTCCAGAGTAGTGGGACAAGTCAGATCGTCACGCAAACGCAGAAGTCGATTGCCGGGTTTTCAGCCGAAAGCGGTGAGCTGCTCTGGCGCATTCCGTTCGAGACCGAATACGTTCAGAACATCGTGACCCCGGTTGTCTACAAGCAGACGCTGATCTTCTCAGGTTTGGACAAGGGAACGATGGCAGTCAGAGTGATCAAGCGCGGAGATAAATGGGAGACCGAGCGAGTCTGGCAGAACCCTGAAGTATCGATGTACATGAACTCGCCGGTCGTGAGTGGAGATTATCTGTTCGGGCTTTCACACAAGCGCAAAGGTCAGTTCTTCTGTCTCGACGCGCGCACGGGAGAGACTAAGTGGATCAGCAACGGCCGCGAGGGAGACAACGCGGCGATCGTCGCGGCGGGGTCGTTTCTGTTTCTGCTGACCGAGGCATCGGACCTGCTGGTCGCAAAGAACGGTGCGACGCAATTCGAGGTTTTGAAAAAGTATCCGGTGGCAGAGAGTCCAACCTGGGCGCACCCGGTTGTTGTGGGCAAGGGAATCCTGATAAAAGACACGAAGACAATCGCGCTGTTGAGTTTCGACTGAAAGCTGAGACCGAATGACCTATTCTTCCCGTCACCTCTCCGATCAGCCAGAGACAGCAGTTCAAACCACCGATATTGCCGAGCGGCCGGCGGACTACAAAATCCCTCAGATAATCGGTGCGTCCGCCGTGGGCACGATGATCGAGTGGTATGACTTCTACATCTTCGGCAGCCTTGCGACCGTCATTTCGCCGCTCTTTTACCCTAAGGGCGACGACACCCTCGCGCTGATCGCATACCTTTCGACTTTCGCCGTGGGGTTTGTCGTGCGCCCGTTCGGCGCGCTGTTCTTCGGGCGGATAGGCGATCTGGTCGGCCGAAAGTATGCGTTTCTGGTGACGCTGTTGATCATGGGAGGCGCAACGGCGCTGATCGGCTTTCTTCCAACCTATGCGACGATCGGGATCGCAGCTCCGATCATTCTTCTGGTGATTCGGATTCTGCAAGGCTTGGCGCTGGGAGGCGAGTACGGCGGGGCTGCCGTGTATGTTGCCGAGCACGTGCCCGATGGAAAGCGAGGCTTCTACACGAGCTTTATTCAGATCACGGCAACGCTCGGGCTGTTCCTTTCGCTTGCTGTGATCCTCGCCGTCCAGAACGCGATGAGCAAAGAAGCCTTCGGGTCGTGGGGCTGGCGGCTTCCGTTCCTGATCTCGATCTTTCTGGTAGCGATCTCACTGTACATTCGGCTGCGGATGAAGGAGTCGCCGATCTTCCAGCACATCAAGGGCGCCGGGATGACGTCGGCCCGGCCGTTAAAAGAGGCGTTCACCAATTGGGCGAATCTGAAGCTGGTGTTGATCTCTCTGTTTGGCGCGACGGCGGGACAAGGCGTGGTGTGGTACACCGGGCAGTTCTATGCGCTGTTCTACCTTCAGACGGTCCTCAGAGTGAACGGCACGTCGGCCAATTACATTATCGCCGCCGCGTTGTTGCTTGGGATGCCGTTATTCGTTCTGTTCGGCGCGCTGTCGGACCGTTTCGGCCGCAAGAAGATAATGATGATCGGGTGTCTGCTGGCCGCCGTCTCGTACATTCCGATCTATAAGGCGATGCAACAGGCGGCCGGCTCGAACGTGGTGACCGCCGCGTCGCAGAAGAACCCGGTAACCGGCGCGATCACTCTCGTGCCGCAAACCGTCGTTGATGGGGTGCTGCAACCTGCAAACGAGGTTCTGCCGTGGACGAACTTTGCCGGGCTCATGACCAATCCCATCGCCTGGAAGCTGATTCTGCTGGTGTTCATCCAGGTCATTTTTGTCACCATGGTTTACGGCCCGATCGCCGCGTACCTTGTCGAGGCGTTCCCGGCCAGGATCCGATACACCGCGTTGTCGCTCCCGTACCACATAGGCAACGGGATCTTCGGCGGATTGTTGCCGCTGATTGGACTGGCCGTGGTTGCGCAGACTGGCAACATCTACGCCGGGTTGTATTATCCGATTGTGATCGCGGGCATCACGTTCATCGTTGGGTCGCTTCTGTTGAAGGAGACCCACAGCGTGCTGATCTGGAAGGAGCTTGAGACGGAGCGGCCCGGCGAGCTGCAGAGCGATATCGACGGCCCGGTTTGAGGAGGCCTCGATTTGCGGCTCGCCAACCGAAACATGGCCCGGGCAAGAACGAGTGCTCAAGGCGGCGACCGCCGAGATGGCGTAAAGCATCTCGATCGAGGCCAGCGAGGGCTCGGCTTGCGGTTAGAATTGCTGTTTGGCCGCTGTTATACTAGGCGAATGAAGAAGGAGACTTCACCTGAGACAGAAGACGAATTGCGGCCCGAATACGATCGGAGTGAAAACGTGGTCCGAAAGCTTTTTCCTTTCTTGATCCTCGCGACCTTAGCTGCCGGTTCGGTGTACGCTGATAACTGGCCGCAGTGGCGCGGTCCGTTTCTAAACGGCGTCAGCGCCGAAAAGAACCTGCCTTTCAAGTGGAGTGCCGAGGAGAACGTCACCTGGAAGCTCACCTTGCCGAGCTGGACCGGCGCGACCCCCATCATCTGGGGCGAGCGCATCTTTCTGAACGTCGCCGATGGAAACGACCTGTTCCTTTGGTGCGTGGACCGAACGAAAGGCGAGCCCCTCTGGAAGAAGCTTCTTGGGAGCGGCAACACCAAGATGCGCAAACAGAACATGTCGTCGCCTTCGCCGGTCACCGACGGCAAGAGCGTTTGGGTGATGACCGGGACCGGCATCCTCAAGGCATTCGACTTCAGCGGCGTCGAGCTGTGGGCGCGCGATGTACAGAAAGACTATGGGCGCTTCGGCTTGAATTGGGGATACGCATCGTCGCCGCTGCTCTATGAAGACGCGTTGTTTGTTCAAGTGCTTCACGGTATGAGGACCGACGATCCGTCTTACGTGATGCGGCTGGACAAGAAGACAGGCAAGACTCTTTGGAAGGTCGAGCGCCCGACAAATGCGATCAGCGAATCGCCTGACTCCTACACGACTCCCGCGCTTCTGAAGTACGGCAAAAACGTCGAGATTGTGATCACCGGCGGCGATTGCGTGACCGGTCACGATCCGGCAACGGGCAAGGAACTTTGGCGCGCGAACGGACTGAACCCCGACAACCATCCCAACTATCGAATCGTCGCGTCTCCGGTCGTGTTCGAAGGCGTCGTGTACGCGCCGACCAGAGTAAAGCCGCTGCTGGCTCTTAAAGCTGGCGGGCGCGGCGACGTGACCGAATCAAGCCGCCTCTGGGCGTTCGCCAACGGGCCCGATGTTCCGACCCCGGTGACCGACGGCAAGTATTTCTATGTTGTCGACGACCGGGGCATCATGTGGTGCCTCGACGCCAAGACAGGTCAGGCCATCTGGGGACCGCAGCGCATCAAGCCGGCGACGTACAGTTCATCGCCGGTGCTGGCCGACGACAAGCTTTACGTCACCAACGAAGAAGGGCTAACGACGGTGTTGAAGGCGGGCCCGAAGTTCGAGGTGCTGGCCGAGAACAACTTGAACGATTACACGCTCAGCTCGCCGGCTGTTTCGGACGGGCAGATCTTCATGCGAACCGCTCAGTATCTCTACTGTATCGGTAAGCGAGTATCGAAGTAGTTCAGGGTTCCGGGTTCCGAGTTCCGGGTTCAGAGTTCAACCTTCAGGCTGCATTAGCGGAATACCAGCAGCAAGCTAAAGCTTGAACTCTGAACCCTGAACTCTGAACTCGGAACCCTGAACCCGGAACCCTGAACTCTTTGGAGGAGCCTTATGATCAAGAAAGCGATGGCGGCAGTCTTTCTCATCGGCGTGCTGCTTACGGCAGCCATGGCGCAAGCCAACTGGCCGCAGTTTCGCGGACCCGGTTCGCTCGGCGTAGCCGAAGATCCAAACCTGCCTGAC
This window contains:
- a CDS encoding PQQ-binding-like beta-propeller repeat protein; this encodes MANTMLSKIALRLCVAAALAGQVCFAQDWPQWRGPNRDGLVASFTAPRVWPDKLKTIWKVQAGIGHASPVVVGRRVYLHSRQDENEVASCFDLDTGKLIWHDSYPTPYMMNPAAFAHGKGPKSTPVVYNNRLYTFGISGILSCYDAATGKLSWRKEFSKQFKATSPLFGAAASPVVHNGLVIVHVGGHDAGALTAFDSQTGDVKWSWTGDGPGYASPIVFQSSGTSQIVTQTQKSIAGFSAESGELLWRIPFETEYVQNIVTPVVYKQTLIFSGLDKGTMAVRVIKRGDKWETERVWQNPEVSMYMNSPVVSGDYLFGLSHKRKGQFFCLDARTGETKWISNGREGDNAAIVAAGSFLFLLTEASDLLVAKNGATQFEVLKKYPVAESPTWAHPVVVGKGILIKDTKTIALLSFD
- a CDS encoding PQQ-binding-like beta-propeller repeat protein translates to MVRKLFPFLILATLAAGSVYADNWPQWRGPFLNGVSAEKNLPFKWSAEENVTWKLTLPSWTGATPIIWGERIFLNVADGNDLFLWCVDRTKGEPLWKKLLGSGNTKMRKQNMSSPSPVTDGKSVWVMTGTGILKAFDFSGVELWARDVQKDYGRFGLNWGYASSPLLYEDALFVQVLHGMRTDDPSYVMRLDKKTGKTLWKVERPTNAISESPDSYTTPALLKYGKNVEIVITGGDCVTGHDPATGKELWRANGLNPDNHPNYRIVASPVVFEGVVYAPTRVKPLLALKAGGRGDVTESSRLWAFANGPDVPTPVTDGKYFYVVDDRGIMWCLDAKTGQAIWGPQRIKPATYSSSPVLADDKLYVTNEEGLTTVLKAGPKFEVLAENNLNDYTLSSPAVSDGQIFMRTAQYLYCIGKRVSK
- a CDS encoding ABC transporter ATP-binding protein; translated protein: MLCGISFHLSRGDAVAIMGPSGSGKSTLLHILGALDTPSSGSVTLDGANPFELDEKALAAFRNEKVGFVFQDHCLLPQCSVLENVLTPTLVSRSNTDRTERARMLLDQVGLNERLDHRPAELSGGEKQRVALARALINEPVLLLCDEPTGNLDFQSAETVASLLLELHARQKTILVVVTHSAELAARFPIRYEMAGQTIRQA
- a CDS encoding FtsX-like permease family protein, translating into MRLSTLLSRNLIYFWRSNLAVVLGVATAVAVLSGALLVGDSVRGSLRDLFVQRLGNTGEVIGATSFFREKLADEIQADSRFAGAFSGACPLIVLNGLVIDERSGRRASRVQVYGVDDRFWKFHERDSNVTPLTEREVLLSPDLASELGSEPGQTVLLRIEKPSAIPAGSLHGKKDDLGRTIRLTAREALAASNLGEFSLRPSQGPVRAVFVPLARLQKDLEQPGKVNIILLDEKPSGTGDQETARPSLMAEVLKETFILEDLGIKLRVLDEQRGIALESDSAIISDTLYSSAQDAAARAGMRVSPILSYLANSLRIGDREVPYSLMTAIDSESLEALKRAEARSHEPLDPLADTQKTIPPILLNSWAANDLDARLGDVVTLEYYLWKDDGQLSTHTAPFMLAGVVPLTGQAADRDYVPDYPGITATQNIGDWDPPFPVDLKRVRPRDEDYWHKYRTTPKAFIPLEAGQQLWQSRYGKLTSLRMITSPGADPQSHLDSLKQSLHAALDPTENGFSISPVRLEGLQASRGATDFGEYFVYFSFFLVAGALLLASLFFKLGIEQRLREIGTLRAVGFPAAVVRSLFLREGLVLATAGSILGVIGAVGYGELMIYGLRTWWVGAVGTTRLSLHISALSLLLGGAGGIVIALSCVVWTLRTLQRSSPRSLLTGSLDAATQREPAGSARARAFPSAQLLSIALALAGAVLLIAASLDRIGKTAGFFGAGTALLAAMLCFEYGWLRRRVRNPIKGNGWWPVSRLGFRNATYRPGRSILCIALIASAAFIIVAVDAFKRDNRDAALDRKSGNGGFPLLAESLLPLYHDPNTPGGREALNIAAQKGFEPQNVSFTRFRVRPGDDTSCLNLYQPRNPRIVAPGDDFVQSGRFSFQESSAETKEEKENPWLLLNRELPDGAIPIIADANSMTYVLHRKLGEEIVVSRANGEPARLRLVAALADSIFQGELLMSEANFLRLFPDRGGYRFFLLDVAPEASSVAAGVLEEQLADFGFDAMPTSERLASFHRVENTYLSTFQTLGGLGLVLGTLGLATVLLRNVLERRRELALLKAIGYNSGHFALMVITENAFLVSCGLVTGSLSALVAIGPAFVSRGGHLPALSMWLLLSVFVTGLFASLVATIAALRTPLLPALRSE
- a CDS encoding MFS transporter, whose amino-acid sequence is MIEWYDFYIFGSLATVISPLFYPKGDDTLALIAYLSTFAVGFVVRPFGALFFGRIGDLVGRKYAFLVTLLIMGGATALIGFLPTYATIGIAAPIILLVIRILQGLALGGEYGGAAVYVAEHVPDGKRGFYTSFIQITATLGLFLSLAVILAVQNAMSKEAFGSWGWRLPFLISIFLVAISLYIRLRMKESPIFQHIKGAGMTSARPLKEAFTNWANLKLVLISLFGATAGQGVVWYTGQFYALFYLQTVLRVNGTSANYIIAAALLLGMPLFVLFGALSDRFGRKKIMMIGCLLAAVSYIPIYKAMQQAAGSNVVTAASQKNPVTGAITLVPQTVVDGVLQPANEVLPWTNFAGLMTNPIAWKLILLVFIQVIFVTMVYGPIAAYLVEAFPARIRYTALSLPYHIGNGIFGGLLPLIGLAVVAQTGNIYAGLYYPIVIAGITFIVGSLLLKETHSVLIWKELETERPGELQSDIDGPV